The nucleotide sequence TTGAttgtggatgggtaggtggatgagCAGACAGGTGGATGGGTGGGTTGGTGGACAGGTAAATGGGTAGGTGAGTGGGTAGTTAGGCGGGTAGATGATGGGTGAGATGGGTAGTTAGGTGGGTAGATGATGGGTGAGGTAAGAAGTAGTTAGTTGGGTAGATGGGTATCCATGGGTGGGTAGTTAGGTGGGTAGATGGTGGGTGAGATGGGTAGTTAGGTGGGTAGACAGGTGGTTGGGGGTAGATGAGTGGTAGTTAGGTGGGGTGGGTGGTGACGAGCAAGCCAGTGCACCCTGATGGCCCTGAGCGCACCTGGATGTACAAGTCCACCAGCTCATTCTGGCGCAGGATATAGTAGATCTTGCCGGCCTGCAGCCAGGCACGcgcctccttctccttctgctgtAGGTCAATGAAAATCCCCAGGCTCCGTTTGGTGTAATCCAGAGCAGACTTGTAGGCCCTGGGGTCAGACACAGGCGTCAGAATAGAATCTGCCTCCAGAATGGTCTGGAAGGTCAGGACCTGAGGGGATCCTCTGTGGGCAGCATCCTGTCCTGCCCCAGGCACCCCAACATAGCATGGAAAGACAAGGGAAATTCTTCAGAGGGAAGACAGGCAGCATTGTGTAAGTAACCCTATACACAGGCTGAATCCAGTCTGTAATGGCTAATTGTATagcaacttgacagaagctagagtcattagGAAACAGGAATCTCACTTGAAAGTATGTCCCCACCAGGCTAGCCTGTGAGCAAGCCAGCAACATgctttcttgattgatgactgatgtgtGAGGGCCCAGACCATGGCGGGtggggtgccatccctggactggtggttctGGCTCTAGGAGAAGGCAGGTAAGCAGcaccttccatggcctctgcatcagctcctgcctccagcttcctgccctgttgtgagttcttgccctgacttctcaGTGAGGGGctatgatatggaagtataaatgGAAATAAACCCTCTCCCCTTCAAGTTGCttgtagtcatggtgttttaggggccggagagatgactcagaagttaagagcacgaactcctcttccagagggcccggggttcaattcccagcacccacatggcagctcacaactgtaactccagttccaagagacctGGCACCCATGGCAaaacgccaatgcacataaaataaaaataaacaaaccctaactaagacacagccTCTGTCTTTTCTGGATACTAGGGAGACATTGGCATAGGGCAGAATTCACATCTTAGGCTGGGTTTCTCAAACTGTACAAACGGCAGTGGCACAGAGGATGGCTCTCAGCAGTCACTGTCCCTGCTCTGAGTTTCTGACCTGAGGCCTGGCCTGGGCTCAGCACCTCCAACAAGTTCCCAGGGAGATGGACAGCAGTCCAGGGTCATACTCCAGAAGGGTTGCTCTAGGCCGCTAGCCCACTGCTCCTGCTGTGAGTTCTATGTTGGGACAGGAGCATCTCAGGCTCTTCCCTCCTTCAGTATCCCTGCCTTAGAGGAGGTGTCTGTTGAGGATTTTGCCAGCTTTCAGGCTACCCAGAACTTCAATGTTGGTCACACCTTAAACATGACCCCGAGATCCGGCTCCAGGGAAGTTGGCTCTGCCCTCTATGGTGAGAAGCCTGAAGAACATGTGGCCACCACCATATGTCTGACAGGCGAATGACACCCAGCTGCCCTGGCCCCAGAATGACAACTAAAGACCAGGAGCGAGTGGAGGTGAGCTCACAGCAGCAACCATAGCATGGCTGGCTTCGAAATGCCTGTAGCAGGGACCCTTGTGTAACTGAGAAAGTGGGGACAGGCGGGTAGGAAGGCTAGTCCCTCACCAGAGAAGCCTATGCTGGGCCTCAGATGTCATGAGTGGAATGATACCGGCCCTGAGTGGTTGGGACGTTGCTGGTTCCTGGCAGGGGAGCTCCCCCAGTCCTTCTGTGTCCCAACGCTGGCGCTCTTACCGCTCGGTGCCCAGAGACAGGTAGAGCTGGCTGATGGCCTCCAGGAGCTGACCCTCCAGCACCTTGTCAGCCGTCCTGCGCGCCAGTGCCAGCTGGAACTCATGGTAGATGACACATCGCACCTCGTTGGGCATGACCTTGCTGTAGAAGTGGCACAGCTTTTGCACAGCCTGTAACTGACCTGGGCGGGGACAGAGACAGATTGTCACTCTCCTACCTCCGTCCCCTTGGAGGCACCCCAGGGCCTGTGTATGGAAGGGTTAAAGGTCCCAGTGTATGACTGCCTCTGCTTTACTTCATGAGTCAGGTCCTCAAAAATACTGAGCCCAGAGCCAGGCTATGTAGTCTGTAGAATAGCATGCCACGATGTTGCCATTAGTTGACATACCAGGGAAGCTTGCAGATAGTGCTGGCCATTCCAGCCAATCCAGGGAAGGGGCCTGCCTGTCCAGGTGCTTGCCCTGGTCCACCACACTCTCCCGACCTCCACCCTAGCCTAGCGACCAGGGAAATAGCAGCTCAATACAACTGGACACATGGATAGTCCACAGCCAGCATCCTGCCTGGAGCCTGCCACAAGAATAATGGATTTAGCCTAGCCCAGGCACCCACAAGCCTGTGCTTCATTCAGGAGGCCAGGTTCCAAGCCATGGCTCATTGGGCTATCCCAAagccagggaggggctgggagccGTGTGGCATCCCCAACTGTGAAGACAACCCGGAAATCAACACTGAGGCAGAAGGCCTAAGCCATAAGCCAGCCTGACCTCAAGGGCTTCGTAAGGACTCATGAAGCAGTCTCTAATGACACACACTGGCCAAGCTTCAGTAAATGCAAAAGGATGGAAGTCATAAGGAAGGTGTTCTTCAGCTGCACAGCAAcaaagcagaactacagaagaaGTTCAGGGCCAGGCTGGGCGACTTAGTGAGACCTCATCTTTTGTAAAAGGCAAAAGAAGGCTGGGAATACAGAAAGGTTACAGAGCATTGGTCTAGCATGCATGGGGCCCTAGGATGGTTCCCAGTCCTGCTGaatagacagacaaacaaagcAATAACATCAGAAAATTTGGTGCGCTCACAGATGTATGAAAGTAACCTGCCCATGCCTGAATAGCCAGAGGTTAAAGGAAGAGACACAGGGAAACAAAAGTGTAGAAGTTTAAGGGATGATTGGGGTGGAGACTTGGCTCAACGGTCAAGAGCATTGGTTTCTCTTGCAGAAGTCCTGGGCTGATTCCTAGTATCcatatggtgcctcacaaccacttgtaactctagtGCCAGGGCACCTGATACCCTTtggggtaccaggcacacatgagctacacagatatatatgaaacaaaacacccatacaatataataataataataataataataataataatagtaataataaaatagaaagttaaaGGATGTTGAAAAGCAGAGCTGAGGGGGAAACTTATAGCTGTGAATGCTtttgatggaggtgggaaggagggggagaagtggggagaaggtgaaggtaagaagggaggaagggaaaggaaagaaggggtacagggaggagagaagggaagagggggagggaggagaaaaaccCTCAAACCTCAACTCCCACCTTACTGAGCTAATATGTAGCAGATGTGATGCTGGTGAGAGCAGGCCAGCGGTGGAGGAAACTCGCAAAGCCAAAGTCTGATGCTTTGAAAACCTCGACAGAATCATAAACCTTTCACCAGCCTGACCAAGAAAAAGAGGCTGCAAATTTCTAAAACCAGAAAAGAGGGTGCACGCTGCTGACAGTTTTGTGGAAAGGACAGACTGCTGTGAACCACTGCCCATCAACATACCAGAACACTTTCCAGAAAGACGCACTGCACCAACACTGGCTCAACGATGACCTGGCCTGTGGCCCCGGCGTTatccctcagcctcccaggggaggagggacaCACACTGCTAGGCCCTCTGCTGCCACTGTCCGAGTTTGAGGGGTATCTGGGGAGGCCTGGCAGGATGGGCTGGTGGCTCTGTGGGCGTGTTGCTGAGGCTGTGGAAGTCTGGCCCACAGAGGGAGGATGTAACCTGAGACTTCCCTGGGTCCCTTTCATACCAGAATCTGTCCTGTCAATTCCTTACCTATTGGACCCTGCTTCCCTCCTTGGCTCCCTCCACACGACTGTGTCCATAAGACCTCAAGTGTGGGTTAGGTCTCTGCTGGAGAACAGACTCCAGGCAGATTCACTTATTCTGTCTTCCCCACAGTCACAGCGAGTGCTCAGTTGCACTTGATGGCTCTCCAGTCCTCTTAGTAAAGGGGCAAACCACGGGCTGGGGTTCGTGGTTCATGCTTAGCACCCCAGCCAAGGCTTCCCATTCAATACTGCAAAGTGCATGGATTCAGTCACCCTGTGCCTTACCcagtacttcctgcttggctaacCTTTCCTCAGTCCTCTGGTCTCAGACCAAAGAAACATCACCCAGCCACAGGCTGGAGTAGAGCTGCCTGAGAGCAAATGGATCACCCTCTCTATGGCTGTTCTTACCCGGCCATCGGTTTTCTGTTCAGCTCCAGACCCCAGCAAGAACAACATGGTCTCACTTGTGATGGGGCTGGGATCACACCTGTACAAGGTCCCTGTGGGTGAATTTGATCTGTTGTAAGGTTCTGATGACTTCTAGGAAGAGGCCATGGGAGGTGTTCAGGGCTGCAGACAACGTACCTGGAGGTCTGGTTCACAGAACCCCAGGCTTGTGTTAGCTCAGTGTTCTGTCTAAGGTAACCTCTATTCCACTGCTGGGGCAAGGGTGTGGAGTCCTTAGAGCAAGGTACTTTCGGCTCACTCCCTATGTCATTATACCTAGCCCAGCACAGGAAGAGGCTGCATCAAAGATGGTGGCGAACAGCTCCAGGTTTCTACTACCTGGAGGACAAATagcctctgtcctctgcctcccaccccagggTACTCTGAATAAGGAACGACACGCAGACCCCAGGAGGTGTGAAGAGGGGACAAGGGTGGTACTTACTCTCCAGATGGTCCATTTCCACAGCCACCAGAAAGGCCCACTCATAGTAGCACTTGGCCTGCTGAGAGAGGGCCCGGCGGGTGCATAGTTGGCCCAACCACAGGAGAACCTGGGTGAAGTCCCGGCCACACACACCACTGGGCAGCCGGGAGAAGAGCCCCACAGCCTCCCGCAGGTAGTGTTGTGCCAAGCTGCGGGCACCAGCTTGCAGGCACAAGGCCCCAAAGTTAGCCAGGACTACTGCCTGGCTCTGCAGGTGGCCCTGGCGGTAGGCCATGTGCAGAGCTCGGAAGTAGCCTTCAGCAGCCTGTCGGGTCCTGCCCGTCCTCTTCAGAGCCATGGCTACCATGTTGGTCATCACACACTCCTGGGCCTTGTTGGCCACGGCTGCGTCTGAAATGGATTTCAGGATGTCCATGGCTATTACGCTTTTCCCACAAAGCATGTGCAACCAGGCAAGTGCCACCAAGCGGTCCACGACAGCGTGGATCCCAGCTGCCGTGTCAGCTTCTGCAGCCTGAGACATGAAGGCAATGGCCTGGCTGTGCTGCTGATGGTGGCTGTACAGCTGAGCTAGACTGGCATATAGAGGTCCACACAGCGCCTGTCCTATGCCCGGAGTGAGAGAGGCCAATGCCTGCCTGAGGTAGTAAGCAATctgggaggggaggtggtggcTTGCCCTCCTTTGGCTGTTTGGCCCAGGAGCATTCTGGAGTACCAGGTCCACGCTCCTCAAGGAGCCAGCCAATGAGCACCTAGTCCACAGTGAGGACACCCTGATGCAGCTCAGTGCCAGGTGGGGCAGGCACTTCCGGCCATAGATGTCTGCCAGAAGCAGGTAACAGTCCTCAGGCCATGAGGCCTGTGGGGTCCCCACATCCCTGTTGAGGCGAAGCAGTCTCTCCAGGTAGGGCAGTGCCTCCTCAGGCTGCTTGAGGTGGGTGTAGTGCCTggccagcaggaagcaggctCGGGCTTCGGCCTGCTGGCTGAGGCCACAGATGGCCCTGCGCAGTGTGTACTTTAGGAGCTCGGCGTCTGTGTTACACGCGTGGCCCGGTGTCCCGAGGAGAAGGGCTGCGGCTTTGGGTGCCACCTGTAAACACTTCTCCCCGTTCTTCTGCTTTAGGTACACAGTAGCCAGGCTGGTATACACTGCTGCCACCAGGAAGAGGTCCCCAAAACTGCCCTCTAGAGCTCCCAGGGCTTCTTCAAAGTACACCCGAGCCTGGGATAGCTTCAGTTTCCGGGCACACAGTCgccccagcaggaggcagagtctggcCAAGGCCATGCCCAAATTGACTTTCTTGGCAACTCCTCGGGCCTGTGCCAAGCGTCCAGTCAACTCCTCTTCATCGTCAAAGCCACAGAGGACAGTGCTCAGCCAGGGAAGTGAGATGTCATACAGGCCCCGGAAGTGGGCTTCGTAACCAGGGGCGTTCAGGACCTGCAGCAGTGAGTCCAGAGGCTCAGGATCTGTCCAGTCATCTTCAGGATCCAGGCAGAAGGGGGGCTCCTCACTGTCAGCTGAACTCACTCTGCTGGACACTGCTCCCAGGCTCTGGGCTATTGGGTCTTCAGGGTGGTCGGGGCAAGCCTTGCACTGTTCTAGAATGTCCTTTACCATGTGCAGTGTCTCATGTGGCTCTGGGTTCAGGCAAGGCAGAGTCATTTCTAGAAGTCACAGAAGTGCAGTTGGATTAGTTTTAAGCCCGAGTCCTAACTTGACCTGTGTGATATCCTCCATCTCTGCTCCACCCACTATTCCCCTAGCTGCAGATTCTGGATGACACTGTCCCACCCGGATTCCAGAGCACTGGAGGCTGAATCAGGGCCAGTCCTGATGGCTCTTGTCAGCTTTCCTACCCAGCAGCCCCCTCTCTTCGACCTGCTCTTGGACAGCAGAGTTTTCAGAGGCCCTGCTCGTCAGAGCACAGGGGTGAATTGTAGACGGTTTCTCTTTAGAAAGAATGGAAAGCTACCTAAACACCTGGCCCACAGCAAGAGTCCAGTCACAGGTGTGTGATTCTGCAGATCCCTCAGACTCTAGAAGCTATGAAATCTCTGACAGCCATTGGCACAACTAATCTGCATGGGCTCAAAGGCTGCCATATAAAATAGGCAAAGTTAACCAGGCTGTAGGGGTCATAGCTCAGTGACAAACAGTGTATCCAGAATGCATGTGGCCTGGGTTCAATActcaacaatacacacacacacacacacacacacacacacacacacacacacacacacgagaaggtAGACAAAACCAATGACAATGAGGACAGGGATGCTGTGGTTACTGGCCGCAGTTGTACCACTCAGTCAACcgggtggtggtgtggtggtggcacacacctttgctcccagcactcaggaggcagagacaggctggtctcttgagttcaaggctgtcctgatctacagagtgagtgccaagacagccaaaactacaccgagaaaccctgtcttgaaaaatcaaaacaaacaaacaaacaataaaagagagCGAGAAAGGGACAGTCTCCTTGGGGAATGACCCCAGGGAAGGGTCACAGATTGGCCATTGAGCACAATCTACCACCATCTGCTAGCAGGACCTTGGCCTCAGATGGGCTCAGATCCAAAGTCACACCCCTCCGTGGGCCAGAGCAGACATTTGTTTCTCCTGGGAAAACACAAGCTTAACACAGAGTTAtttggaaggaaatgaatgaacaaaggcTCTGGAGCTCCTCCACTGGAATAAAAGAGCCTCTTTGCTCTCAAGTTTGAAAGTTAAAATATGCTCAAAacacgggctggagagaggactccgtagttaagagcacctgtgGCCCCTCCAGAGGCTTGGTTCCCTGCACACATGTCGTCTAATaaccatctttaattccagttacAGAGGGGagtccaatgcccttttctgtcctccataggcaccaggaacacatgtctggtgtatacacacatgcaaacaaaccttagacacaaaaaagaaattaaaaataaataaatcttttataaaaatatgctcACACAATCTGAAGTcaagcatggtagtgcacacttaCGGTtccggcacttgggaagcaggaggaagaaaaagtgtTCAAGTTTCTCTTTTGCTCCATAgtgtgtctgaggccagcctgagaccactatctaaaatttttatttaaatctatcTCTTTACTATTCTGTAAAGCCTTATAACAGACCTGAGGCTATCAGATTGGTTATCCTGGGCAGAGGACTGGCTACCTGGGAGAAAGCTGCTCCatcctcacctgcctctgcttgttGAGCCCAGAGCAGGAGGCCTGGGGCCCATCCCATCAGTGCCAGCCTCCTCCTGGCCCTCTTGCTTGAATCCCACTTAAGCTTAGATGGGTCCATTGCTGGGGAAAATCCCAGGACCCTGAGGGGCTCACAATTCTAGATCCCCTGTTTAGACCCTCTAGGGAAAAAAGATGGCTGCAGAGGAGCGATGGGAAGGGCATTCCGGAATGGGCCCCAAGAGGGAGGGACCTCCAAGGTTAAGTTGTGGGGGACTTTCTCTTCAACCCCTAGCCAATGGGCCCTCAGTGGAAAATCTGGGTGATTGCATCTGGTCTTGAAAAGGAACCCACAGCAGCATGGGCTGGAACAAGGTGAGAGGGATGCCCAGCCTTCTTGGGAGGTCCTGATGAGGCCATGCATCTACAGGAAGAGATCTGGGTCCCCAAGGTTTCCACAGGTGCAACAGAGGAGCTCCAGGGCACCCATCCCACATCCCCCACATCCTGCAGAGGCATAGCATTGGTGGTGAGTGCCCATGGTGCCCCCATACTGCTGCCTCTGCCCTGTGTTCACACCTGGTAGACTCAGCCATGAGTGGAGGAACCTGAGCCGCAGGGCAGTACCTACCTCGTTGCTCCAGATGCTCACCCTCAGCTTCTTCTAACCAGtctaggaaagggaaaagagaagcagtcactCCTCCACCTGCACCCTGCACCCTGCCTCATGCAGCCAGGTGAATGCAAGCTCTCCAGTCACTAGTGCCTACAATGGCCAGAGAATCCATGTTCTCAGATGTCTCCAGGCAACGATGGAGCACATGTCTAGCCCTGGTGTCCCCATCCCCACACATCCTACTGAGGGTGCCTGGGATCCTTGTCAGCTCCATGACAAGAGGGGCACAGACAGCTGCGAAACAAACTGGGCTGGGTCTCCCCTCTGCTGATAGCTCTTCACCCAGGTGTCACTGGCACCTCATTCCTACCTCCTTGGGTTGGCACTAACTGCCTGCTGGATTGCTATAGcaacaaaataaggaaaagatctgaagaaaacataaaaaccagGAAGTTATAACATCAGACAAAACTTTGAGGCTTGTCTAGCAGAGAGCCTTTGGTAGTTCTGGCCCTGGGATTCAACAACCTTGGAGCCAATTCTGTCTAAAGCTGGGTAAAAGGAATCTGACGGGCACTGGCAGAGGAGCCAACCCCACGTGCTGGTAAGGGTTCTGGTCAGATCACAATGGGGTCCCCAGGCTGTCCTACCCTCAGAAACTAAGGGTTCAAGTGTGTCACCTGGTGCCTGTTGACAGTGGAGATCGGTTTCCTCTGCAGCTAGGGCCTCAGGACTGCCTTCTGGGTTGCCCGCACCCAGCCCTGAGGGCACATTGTTGCCttgcctttctctgctccctggtAGACTTTCACTGCTTCTTTGAGGATGTCCCGAGAGAGGTGGTGCAgttggaaagggaggggaggagagaactcCTAGGGAGCTTAGAAAGAGCCAGAAGCATCCAACCAGCTTCCAGCTCTCTTGGGACTAAGGCACCTAG is from Microtus ochrogaster isolate Prairie Vole_2 unplaced genomic scaffold, MicOch1.0 UNK5, whole genome shotgun sequence and encodes:
- the Sh3tc1 gene encoding SH3 domain and tetratricopeptide repeat-containing protein 1 — its product is MRSSREEEVTSELFTMGRGPEEPPRGCSHGDQIHSVCVSMPTGQERAGPEEAEATVKGDAAPPPSMAELAAETRSRQTAVYPTDLTLQLLAVRRKSGLRSPSLQQALRSRLRLLENDSREVARVLSELSARLLSIHSDQDQIVVTFKTFEEIWKFSTYHALGFTHHCLENLLVDQTFWLLSPSEEEKTAILMYVSKDALKQTHKSLLAQEGPFFVLCPDHRVRMTLGPQGARKGSQALRRTSGVPLGVAILETDSSSPTPSTSSKAEAAEAEPEPLTPFHQWTLRVPWDPVDESMDRWGTPEAQLMGFGLASAVADFQGSGPEEMSFCVGDVIEIIGAQVPGLPWCVGRHVASGQVGFVRTGLVSIQGPASDLENALFLSEEERSFFSKEGHFSDEDARRLLSRTSGTDVCTTCSLDWLEEAEGEHLEQREMTLPCLNPEPHETLHMVKDILEQCKACPDHPEDPIAQSLGAVSSRVSSADSEEPPFCLDPEDDWTDPEPLDSLLQVLNAPGYEAHFRGLYDISLPWLSTVLCGFDDEEELTGRLAQARGVAKKVNLGMALARLCLLLGRLCARKLKLSQARVYFEEALGALEGSFGDLFLVAAVYTSLATVYLKQKNGEKCLQVAPKAAALLLGTPGHACNTDAELLKYTLRRAICGLSQQAEARACFLLARHYTHLKQPEEALPYLERLLRLNRDVGTPQASWPEDCYLLLADIYGRKCLPHLALSCIRVSSLWTRCSLAGSLRSVDLVLQNAPGPNSQRRASHHLPSQIAYYLRQALASLTPGIGQALCGPLYASLAQLYSHHQQHSQAIAFMSQAAEADTAAGIHAVVDRLVALAWLHMLCGKSVIAMDILKSISDAAVANKAQECVMTNMVAMALKRTGRTRQAAEGYFRALHMAYRQGHLQSQAVVLANFGALCLQAGARSLAQHYLREAVGLFSRLPSGVCGRDFTQVLLWLGQLCTRRALSQQAKCYYEWAFLVAVEMDHLESQLQAVQKLCHFYSKVMPNEVRCVIYHEFQLALARRTADKVLEGQLLEAISQLYLSLGTERAYKSALDYTKRSLGIFIDLQQKEKEARAWLQAGKIYYILRQNELVDLYIQVAQNAALCTGDPKLGLELFEAAGDIFFNGSWEREKAVSFYRDRALPLAVTVGDQEAELRLCNKLVALLSALEAPQEGLEFAHEALGLSITLGDRLNERVAYHRLATLHHRLGHGELAEHFFLKALSLCNSPLEFDEETLYYVKVYLVLGDIIFYDLKDPFDAAGYYQLALAAAVDLGHKKAQLKIYTRLATIYHHFLMDREMSLFFYQKARTFASELNLRRTNLVPQRFCGLASWLAPGYSS